The sequence acaaaaaaagccgTATGCACCTTCTGAGCAATAAGCTCAATTAATCGCATCAAGATTTTTCCTAACCCCCTCCCTTGGACACAAGACTCAAGCTGAATTTCATAGACATAAAGAACAGGTATCTCTTCCTCTAGAGTGAACCGGTACTGCACAAAACCAACCGGCAAATGTGATTCCCCCTTATCCAACATCATGTCATTGTTATTCACATCATGGTTATGTGAAGCTTCATACACAAATATATATCGTGCTTCTGGAGCAACCAATTCCCGTCGCTTCACCTTCTCTTCCGTAGCCCACTCATCAGTATAATGCCTCTCCATATTATCCTTGAGAATCTTTTGAAGGTGCCGCTTTACAGAAGAAGAGAGTTTATCTCCACTGCCCGATTTCAAAACAACTGAGAGGCCTAATAATAAAAAGCTATTGAGTTCGTGTGCATAGAGGAATAGTCATAGACGGGACAACCAatataaattccaaaaacaaagGTCACCATTaccatttttatcaaaattggaAAAGGATGGGAAAGAAGCCAGATGGTCCTTCTTGGCACAAGCTGCTTTTATCAATTCATccattcttttcttcttttctaaTATCTACCAACCAAAACATAAATTACTTTGTTGGTGAAAAATAAGAGTCATATTCGGGTAGTTCGGTACCTCTTTGCGTGCCTTGTTTTTTCTGCTATTGTTGCTTTCTGTATTACAGTTGAATTTGGTTGAGAGGGGCGTTGGCTCCATCTGGCAGCTGTAGAATAGACCACTCTGTTGCTATAACTTCCCAATACTTACATTAATGCACCTCCTTGAGCACGATATTCACTAAATTCTTCAGTACAGTTACATTAAATTAATTGAACAGTATAGAAAGCACAATGCAAATAAATATATCAACATACATTATAGGTTATTGTTTTAGAAATGTTTCACAATCAGTACCTAAAAAAATCCATCAAAACTAATAATTCAGCCATTGTTTCTAAGTACAGTGTTTAGTTAATAGTTACTGCAACAACTTCGGTTCCGCACCTTACTCTAGGACACTCTGTGCCTCAATCAACCCTTGAGGGAGAAGCTTCAACTCGATATCTTTCACAGTAATCAAAAGTTTCATGTTTGGTTGATAAATGAaatactaaactaaaagatagGTTTTCCCGTCCGATACAGCAAAAAACACCTGAAGAGTGCACTAATAAGCAGCAAACTCGTTTAAAATCAACAATGAACCTCATTCTTATGCGCAAAAATTCAAAATCAACTTGAGAAAAGGGCAAATTTATGGGACAGCTGCGGATTGCAAAGCATTTAAGAAGGCGTTGAATTAAACTAAGATTATGCTAGTGACACAGGCCCAAAGAGAATCTCACAAATCTCAGAAAGCTCCATCCGGCCATTTACAAAGAGACTAAAATATAACAATCAGAGTGTGGGTGTGATAGGAGTtcaatgaataaataaataacctaTGTAATACCTAATTGTTAAGAGATAAATACCTTGTGGTAGGCAAAATCCAAGTGTAATGAGTTTCTACATTTCCGGCCTCCGTTGCTATTACCAGTGGAATGACCTCAAAAAGAACATCTCCGGTTAGGAAAAGGGGCAGAGAAGGGAttagtttttcttcttcttctttaaaaatgaatattcaaaaaaattaaatttaattgtttaagtgttttttttttgtgaattgaATATTAAATTGTAAATaagtatattataattttaaaaatgaataattatagattagttttaaaaaaaaaaaaaaatgaaagaattgTCATTGAAGATCGGCAATTAAAGTGTTACAAAGAAAAGGAGGAGGTACAAACCACCACACCCCTTGTTCAGACGCAGAAACAGCCGCTCTTGCTAATACATGAGCTGATTGATTCGCTAAACGTTTCATAAAAACTACACTACTGCGCGTTATATCTCTTAGAAGAGATTTACAATCAGAAATAATGTGACCTGTTATGGAATCATTTGACGAAGTCGATTGGATTTCACGGACTAGGAGCATGCAATCAGTTTCAACCATTACATCCGACCAGAGCCGACTTTCAACCCAGCTTAACACCTCGCGCATAACAAGCGGTTCCGCTATTAAGCCATCAGTTGAACCAGTCACAGGCCTGCATCTACCCGCAATGAAGTTTCCTCAATCGTCCCGAACAACAATTCTGAATCCCAATCGCTGCGGAGCCAGTGATGTCGCTGCATCAACATTAATTTTGAATAATCCAGACTCGAGCGGGATCCATCGAACAGGTGGAGTGATATCCATAATATGGGATTGTCGGACAATTACATG comes from Euphorbia lathyris chromosome 8, ddEupLath1.1, whole genome shotgun sequence and encodes:
- the LOC136204265 gene encoding uncharacterized protein — translated: MEPTPLSTKFNCNTESNNSRKNKARKEILEKKKRMDELIKAACAKKDHLASFPSFSNFDKNGLSVVLKSGSGDKLSSSVKRHLQKILKDNMERHYTDEWATEEKVKRRELVAPEARYIFVYEASHNHDVNNNDMMLDKGESHLPVGFVQYRFTLEEEIPVLYVYEIQLESCVQGRGLGKILMRLIELIAQKNCMSAVILTVQKANVVAMDFYTTKLGYTISSISPSRVDPLMGVEMSYEILCKVFDSEAKAILE